Proteins co-encoded in one Bemisia tabaci chromosome 9, PGI_BMITA_v3 genomic window:
- the LOC140223816 gene encoding uncharacterized protein isoform X1, protein MNPLADTTLQISQTDHSPIERNPPIESSASGRGSPTVDFLFVKCEDGLNFYDESIPPRQVEAIPSSSLANPLFVKCEDGLNRCDEKTKPRQLATSPSRSSADPLLIKCEDELNLCVKNRQPRALETIPSKSSATLLTTFKNEPGEENFIPIDPLHTNNDIKSESSLQSFEGQYVVNAENEARTPEDYFCNPSNHDLSITNQREEFLAPLNCSDQNTVSYATTLLDSLHEVMDIQSKGPKTFSCNHCSVIFSQKLQLREHLRTHTGEKPFSCSECSASFSLKHTLQGHIRTHTGEKPFSCCQCLTSFRLKSSLTRHMRSHTGEKPFSCSQCSASFSRKYHLKSHIRTHTGEKPFSCSECSASFSRKVNLMRHIRTHTGERPYSCSHCSASFPEKQSLKYHLQKHTGEKPFSCSQCSASFSHEPHLRSHMQTHTGEKPFCCSHCSASFSRKADLKVHIRTHTGEKPFSCSECSASFSRKVNLMRHIRTHTGEKTFSCSHCPSSFSQKSDLRRHMRIHTDEKPFSCSECSSSFIRKKQLKSHVRTHTGEKPFRCSQCFASFSDKSYLSKHMGVHTDEKPFTCSQCSASFPRKLSLKSHLRTHTGEKPFSCIQCSASYSEKGNLMRHIRTHTGEKPFNCSHCSSSFSQKSDLRRHMRIHTDEKPFCCSECSSSFARKEQLKSHVRTHTGEKPFRCSQCSASFSDRSSLSKHMCVHTDEKPFTCSQCSASFSRKEHLMRHMRTHTGEKPFSCSHCSSSFSQKSDLRRHMRIHTDEKPFSCSECSSSFSRKQQLKSHVRTHTGEKPFRCSQCFASFSDRSYLSKHMRVHTDEKPFTCSPCSASFSRKLSLMRHMRRHTGERPYSCSHCSASFPEKQSLKYHLQKHTGEKPFSCSQCSASFSHEPHLRSHMQTHTGEKPFFCSHCSASFSRKAYLKVHIRTHTGEKPFSCSHCSASFSQKNSLNSHVLTHAGEKPFSCSECSACFCQKSNLRRHIKRIHTGEKPFTCSQ, encoded by the coding sequence ATGAATCCGTTGGCGGATACTACCCTCCAAATTTCTCAAACCGATCACTCGCCGATCGAACGTAATCCACCAATCGAATCATCAGCTTCTGGAAGAGGATCCCCCACTGTTGACTTTCTCTTTGTGAAATGTGAAGACGGGCTAAATTTTTATGACGAAAGTATCCCGCCAAGGCAAGTTGAGGCGATTCCTTCCAGTTCTTTAGCAAACCCTCTCTTTGTAAAATGTGAAGACGGACTCAATCGTTGTGACGAAAAAACAAAGCCCAGGCAACTTGCGACGAGTCCATCCAGATCTTCAGCAGACCCTCTTCTTATAAAATGTGAAGACGAACTCAATTTATGTGTCAAAAATAGGCAACCCAGGGCACTTGAGACGATTCCATCAAAATCTTCAGCAACCCTTTTGACCACATTCAAAAACGAACCaggcgaagaaaattttattccgATCGACCCCTTACATACCAATAATGACATCAAAAGTGAATCGTCGTTGCAATCCTTCGAAGGTCAATATGTCGTAAACGCCGAGAATGAAGCGCGAACACCTGAAGATTATTTCTGTAATCCGTCAAACCATGATCTTTCAATCACGAATCAAAGGGAAGAATTTCTAGCTCCTCTGAACTGCAGTGATCAAAATACTGTATCCTACGCAACAACTCTACTTGATTCCTTACATGAAGTTATGGATATTCAAAGCAAAGGTCCCAAAACATTCAGTTGTAACCATTGCTCTgttattttctcccaaaaactTCAACTGCGAGAACATCTccgaacgcacactggtgagaaaccatttagTTGCAGTGAGTGTTCGGCTTCTTTCTCTCTTAAGCACACCTTACAAGGGCACATAagaacgcacactggtgagaaaccattcagttgctgTCAGTGTTTGACTTCTTTCAGACTAAAATCAAGTTTAACTAGGCACATGCGTTCGCACACTGgggagaaaccattcagttgcagtcaatGTTCGGCTTCTTTTTCCCGAAAATACCATTTGAAGAGCCATATacgaacgcacactggtgagaaaccattcagctGCAGTGAGTGTTCGGCTTCTTTTTCCCGAAAAGTAAATTTGATGAGGCATATacgaacgcacactggtgagagACCATACAGTTGCAGTCACTGTTCGGCTTCTTTCCCCGAAAAACAAAGTTTAAAGTACCACTTGCAAaagcacactggtgagaaaccattcagttgcagtcagtGTTCGGCTTCTTTCTCCCATGAACCGCATTTAAGGAGCCACATGCAAACGCAcaccggtgagaaaccattctgTTGCAGTCACTGTTCGGCTTCTTTCTCCCGAAAAGCCGATTTAAAGGTCCATATtcgaacgcacactggtgagaaaccattcagctGCAGTGAGTGTTCGGCTTCTTTTTCCCGAAAAGTAAATTTGATGAGGCATATacgaacgcacactggtgagaaaacATTCAGCTGCAGTCACTGTCCGTCTTCCTTCtcccaaaaatccgatttaaggCGGCACATGCGAATTCACACCGATGAGAAACCATTCAGCTGCAGTGAGTGTTCGTCTTCTTTTATCCGAAAAAAACAGTTGAAGAGCCATGTacgaacgcacactggtgagaaaccattccgTTGCAGTCAGTGTTTTGCTTCTTTTTCGGATAAGAGCTATTTATCAAAGCACATGGGTGTGCACACTGATGAAAAACCATTCACCTGCAGTCAGTGTTCGGCGTCTTTTCCTAGAAAACTCAGTTTAAAGTCCCATTtgcgaacgcacactggtgagaaaccattcagctGCATTCAGTGTTCGGCTTCTTATTCcgaaaaaggaaatttgatgAGGCATATacgaacgcacactggtgagaaaccattcaacTGCAGTCACTGTTCGTCTTCCTTCtcccaaaaatccgatttaaggCGGCATATGCGTATTCACACCGATGAGAAACCATTCTGCTGCAGTGAGTGTTCGTCTTCTTTTGCCCGAAAAGAACAGTTGAAGAGCCATGTacgaacgcacactggtgagaaaccattccgTTGCAGTCAGTGTTCTGCTTCGTTTTCGGATAGGAGCTCTTTATCAAAGCACATGTGTGTGCACACTGATGAAAAACCATTCACCTGCAGTCAGTGTTCGGCTTCTTTTTCCCGAAAAGAACATTTGATGAGGCATatgcgaacgcacactggtgagaaaccattcagctGCAGTCACTGTTCGTCTTCCTTCtcccaaaaatccgatttaaggCGGCATATGCGAATTCACACCGATGAGAAACCATTCAGCTGCAGTGAGTGTTCGTCTTCTTTTTCCCGAAAACAACAGTTGAAGAGCCATGTacgaacgcacactggtgagaaaccattccgTTGCAGTCAGTGTTTTGCTTCTTTTTCGGATAGGAGCTATTTATCAAAGCACATGCGTGTGCACACTGATGAAAAACCATTCACCTGCAGTCCGTGTTCGGCTTCTTTTTCTAGAAAACTCAGTTTAATGCGTCATATGCGAAGGCACACTGGTGAGAGACCATACAGTTGCAGTCACTGTTCGGCTTCTTTCCCCGAAAAACAAAGTTTAAAGTACCACTTGCAAaagcacactggtgagaaaccattcagttgcagtcagtGTTCGGCTTCTTTCTCCCATGAACCGCATTTAAGGAGCCACATGCAAACGCAcaccggtgagaaaccattcttTTGCAGTCACTGTTCGGCTTCTTTCTCCCGAAAAGCCTATTTAAAGGTCCATATtcgaacgcacactggtgagaaaccattcagctGCAGTCATTGTTCGGCttctttttcccaaaaaaatagtttaaatAGCCATGTGTTAACGCAtgctggtgagaaaccattcagttgcagtgaGTGTTCGGCCTGTTTCTGCCAAAAATCCAATTTAAGGAGGCATATTAAGCGAAttcatactggtgagaaaccattcactTGTAGTCAGTAA